In Porphyrobacter sp. LM 6, one DNA window encodes the following:
- a CDS encoding AlbA family DNA-binding domain-containing protein, with amino-acid sequence MNYSDIVSAGLSGIHRLIENGTEESYQLDFKRKANPHSPILDKEDRQNLGAAASGFANAEGGILIFGVGTKNHGGIDRASEIFAIQQVEVAADHFRAYLLECVSPPIDDTEISALADIDGSGVIVIHIPKGKQRPHMSRATNHHRFYRRTADRFEAMERYEIEEMFRLISHPELDLVFEYEPSGSIGGNPHSKLFFGLENNSRTIAKFPYISIDGIYNGPNVSNFGLDGNGNTPWPRRPSRYPSEIVFSGGADAVIHPGQVIMISYFDYLHNHTERTHKWSAASLADHNNFSLLISFGCENFERQRREIVFSQDSLIYQQQPYIHVVM; translated from the coding sequence ATGAACTATTCAGACATCGTTTCGGCCGGGCTGTCTGGCATCCACCGTCTAATCGAAAACGGCACCGAAGAAAGCTACCAGCTCGACTTCAAACGCAAAGCCAACCCGCACTCACCAATTTTAGACAAAGAAGACAGGCAAAATCTCGGTGCCGCAGCATCTGGATTCGCAAATGCTGAAGGTGGCATATTAATCTTCGGCGTAGGCACAAAAAATCATGGCGGCATTGATCGTGCCAGCGAAATTTTTGCAATTCAGCAAGTCGAAGTGGCAGCCGATCATTTTCGAGCCTATCTATTGGAGTGCGTTAGTCCGCCAATAGATGATACCGAGATTTCCGCCTTAGCGGATATCGACGGATCAGGGGTTATTGTCATTCACATCCCCAAGGGCAAACAACGTCCTCACATGAGCCGTGCCACCAACCACCATAGATTTTACCGCCGGACAGCAGATCGCTTTGAGGCAATGGAGCGTTACGAAATAGAGGAAATGTTTAGGCTTATATCTCACCCAGAATTGGATCTTGTATTCGAATATGAGCCTTCTGGATCAATTGGAGGAAATCCTCATTCGAAGCTATTTTTTGGTCTAGAGAATAACTCCAGAACAATCGCAAAATTTCCTTACATATCAATAGATGGCATTTATAATGGGCCTAACGTTTCCAATTTCGGACTGGACGGCAATGGCAACACTCCTTGGCCCAGAAGGCCTAGCCGATATCCTAGCGAGATCGTTTTTTCTGGTGGGGCCGATGCAGTAATTCACCCTGGTCAAGTCATAATGATTTCATATTTCGACTATCTTCACAACCATACCGAACGCACCCATAAGTGGTCAGCCGCTTCACTAGCTGATCATAACAATTTTTCTTTATTAATATCGTTCGGCTGTGAAAATTTTGAAAGACAAAGGAGAGAAATTGTATTTAGCCAAGATTCTCTAATTTATCAACAACAACCGTATATCCACGTAGTCATGTGA
- a CDS encoding DUF6929 family protein has product MQLTHLRDLAVDAPLASGHAFLSSASGMVVCGDALYVVADDARHLGVFDLATMEPGRLVPLIAGDLPRDAAARKKLKPDFEILLALPCEGRADAAGTRLLAVGSGSTARRMRGAVIDLPGSVRLIDLQALFAAIAPLVPETNLEGAVLRGDELLLFNRGNMEHPASQIIGVPLAALLDGGPLAAILHAELALPDVAGVPLTVTDACLLANGEILLSTVAEATDNSYADGALVGAAIVALGADLQVRAIAPLEPPLKVEGLSAQIMPDGVHLLCVTDADDPDQASGLFAARWERVGERGG; this is encoded by the coding sequence ATGCAGCTCACACATCTTCGCGATCTGGCGGTCGATGCACCGCTAGCCTCCGGTCACGCATTTCTGTCTTCTGCGAGCGGGATGGTGGTGTGCGGCGACGCGCTCTACGTCGTTGCCGACGATGCCCGGCATCTTGGGGTGTTCGATCTTGCGACGATGGAGCCGGGACGGCTGGTGCCGCTGATCGCGGGCGATCTGCCGCGTGATGCGGCTGCGCGCAAGAAGCTGAAGCCCGATTTCGAAATCCTGCTCGCGCTTCCCTGTGAAGGTCGGGCAGACGCAGCGGGCACCCGCCTGCTCGCGGTCGGCTCCGGATCGACGGCGCGGCGGATGCGCGGCGCGGTGATCGATCTACCTGGCAGCGTCCGCCTGATCGATCTGCAAGCGCTGTTTGCCGCGATTGCACCGCTGGTGCCCGAGACCAATCTGGAGGGCGCAGTGCTGCGGGGGGACGAACTGCTGCTGTTCAATCGCGGCAACATGGAACACCCTGCCTCGCAGATCATCGGCGTACCGCTGGCGGCGCTGCTCGATGGCGGGCCCCTCGCGGCGATCCTGCATGCGGAGCTTGCGTTGCCGGATGTCGCCGGCGTTCCCCTGACGGTGACCGATGCCTGCCTGCTCGCAAACGGCGAGATCCTGCTGTCCACCGTCGCCGAGGCCACCGACAACAGCTATGCCGATGGCGCGCTGGTCGGTGCGGCGATTGTTGCGCTCGGTGCGGATTTGCAGGTGCGGGCCATCGCGCCGCTGGAACCGCCCCTGAAGGTCGAAGGCCTGTCGGCGCAGATCATGCCGGACGGCGTGCATCTGCTGTGCGTGACGGACGCGGACGATCCCGATCAGGCCTCCGGGTTGTTCGCGGCGCGGTGGGAGCGCGTGGGGGAGCGCGGGGGCTGA
- a CDS encoding cold-shock protein, producing MSKTGTVKFFNTDKGYGFIQPDDGSSDSFVHITAVQAAGMHSLDKDQRLNYELEKGRNGKESAVNLSAAD from the coding sequence ATGAGCAAGACCGGAACCGTGAAGTTCTTCAACACCGACAAGGGCTATGGCTTCATCCAGCCCGACGATGGCTCGTCGGACAGCTTCGTCCACATCACCGCCGTGCAGGCCGCTGGCATGCACTCGCTCGATAAGGACCAGCGTCTGAACTACGAACTCGAAAAGGGTCGTAACGGCAAGGAAAGCGCCGTGAACCTGTCGGCTGCTGACTGA